A region of Schistosoma mansoni strain Puerto Rico chromosome 1, complete genome DNA encodes the following proteins:
- a CDS encoding transcription elongation factor SPT4-like protein, giving the protein MAVNSVIPSELRQLRACLLCGLVKTLNQFQLNGCENCEDFLKMQGDREKVYECSSANFDGLLAMMSPNDSWVARWQMIDKLTPGVYAISVYGSLPSDIVHYLRSKGISYRSLDKSGK; this is encoded by the coding sequence ATGGCTGTTAATTCCGTTATCCCATCAGAACTACGTCAATTAAGAGCCTGCTTATTATGTGGTCTAGTGAAAACTCTTAACCAATTTCAACTAAACGGATGCGAAAACTGTGAGGACTTTCTAAAGATGCAAGGAGACCGAGAAAAGGTATACGAATGTTCTTCTGCCAACTTTGATGGTTTACTCGCTATGATGTCACCAAACGACAGTTGGGTCGCCAGATGGCAGATGATTGATAAACTTACGCCAGGTGTTTATGCAATCAGTGTTTACGGATCTCTTCCTAGTGATATAGTGCACTATTTACGAAGCAAAGGGATTTCTTATCGATCATTAGACAAAAGTGGTAAATAG